A genomic region of Choristoneura fumiferana chromosome 17, NRCan_CFum_1, whole genome shotgun sequence contains the following coding sequences:
- the LOC141436979 gene encoding NFX1-type zinc finger-containing protein 1-like, with the protein MANSSKPSLRIDWFDGTLIEESSHNSGQNTSKFADEEQPETEVLPQPQQFQKKPIGYKKLLDISMLQPPTLTLEISHKNSFWYLMDSELKGDFIVLIVKILANVYKALDLGEKHMIVSILKSKFVKSNFLKTLKDYMKDLPAVRVVEKRMNSQLWDDAESFYFNILTICEGIYNFSGKNKEYLDEVCSLLETLKFSAEGVIAEHRETFRDELFYGIEDLEKKLRNSKNMNSPESPRLPNQNKEPNHFKNLDIFPTKEDLLGKKTLKIEPNIINGAYPSVDHYLDVQFKLLREDCFGPLREGVCKYMENPNKRRHENIRVYPKVRIIRTYVSNNKVGHLVDVAWTERANHSMFDSKKYVCSKRLMFGSLLLFTSDNFETILCATVLDSRMELLEDGYVAVSFHNPVSKKIFEEPYIMVESEVFFEPYHRVLKVMQESIDDLPMKKYIVDVQTKTEPPAYVTSETIYTIPETKDETYIPVLDTETWPRPFDLDDSQMEAYKLALTREFAVIQGPPGTGKTFIGVKIASTLLKNLSLEGTPMLIICYTNHALDQFLEGILKITNNIVRLGSQSKNKTLEQYTLNSMRTKIKCKYSYLYSNKRKELEKVFNEMTKVQTEIEKCEKEIISYKSLKNYLRIDEKLYELKSSNDDAILNWLFGHLDAQLDETEDDAEDWEKFDDLEIITDKLGTCFSEQWALKDIESMKNSIKYVKDITDDEEEAQKMVNEFEEKINRVKTRLNCFKRNMSVLKNENKEELKKVTDLYTLKPEFRWRVYFDAVDSIKNELMIKMNTLLDQHNVLNEELQEVATLIDGEVMKAARVVGVTTTTAARRHDLLRRLMSPIVIVEEAAEVLEAHIVASLTNRCQHLILIGDHKQLKPSAAHYKLAKDYNLEISLFERMIRNGIHARTLTTQRRMRHNFVRLIVPAIYETLNSHPKVFDYKDVRGMKDNLWFFNHNVFEDSEGLEDSWSHKNSFEARWCVALADYLRQMGYQPDEITILATYTGQATLIRELSKKYASLRDVKMTVVDNYQGEENRIVILSLVRSNRDKKIGFLAAENRICVALSRAKEGFYIFGNMDVLESASKIWRSIHKTLTDQEAIGNKITLSCDVHKHNVDVKDVEDLKCISDTCLTICKMKNNT; encoded by the exons ATGGCTAACTCTAGTAAGCCTTCACTTCGCATCGACTGGTTTGATGGAACACTTATTGAAGAATCCAGTCATAATTCTGGTCAGAATACCTCCAAGTTTGCCGATGAAGAACAACCAGAAACAGAAGTGCTACCCCAGCCACAGCAGTTTCAAAAGAAACCCATAGGCTATAAGAAATTACTAGATATCTCGATGCTCCAACCACCAACACTAACCTTAGAGATATCACATAAAAACAGTTTCTGGTACCTCATGGATAGCGAACTAAAAGGAGATTTCATAGTTCTCATTGTCAAAATACTTGCAAATGTGTACAAGGCGTTAGACCTGGGTGAAAAGCACATGATTGTTAGTATTCTAAAATCAAAATTTGTCaaatcaaactttttaaaaactttgaagGACTACATGAAAGACCTGCCAGCTGTAAGGGTGGTAGAAAAAAGAATGAATTCCCAATTGTGGGATGATGCAGaatctttttatttcaacattctAACTATTTGTGAAGGTATTTACAACTTCAGTGGTAAAAATAAAGAGTACTTGGATGAAGTATGTAGTCTACTTGAGACCTTAAAATTTAGTGCTGAAGGAGTAATAGCAGAACATAGAGAAACATTCAGAGATGAACTATTCTATGGAATTGaggatttagaaaaaaaactgcgGAATTCCAAAAATATG AATTCACCTGAGTCGCCGAGATTACCAAATCAGAACAAAGAGCCGAACCACTTCAAAAACTTGGACATATTTCCCACCAAAGAGGATTTGCTTGGAAAAAAGACACTGAAAATAGAACCAAATATAATAAACGGGGCTTACCCGAGTGTGGATCATTATTTAGATGTACAGTTTAAGTTGTTGAGAGAAGATTGCTTTGGCCCTTTGAGGGAAGgagtat GTAAATACATGGAGAATCCAAATAAGAGAAGACATGAGAATAtaag GGTATACCCGAAAGTCCGTATCATCCGTACATATGTAAGTAACAACAAAGTTGGACATTTGGTTGACGTGGCATGGACAGAACGGGCCAACCACAGCATGTTCGACAGCAAGAAGTATGTGTGCAGTAAGCGACTCATGTTTGGATCGCTTTTGCTCTTCACCAGTGACAATTTTGAGACAATATTGTGCGCTACTGTACTGGACTCTAGGATGGAGTTGCTGGAAGATGGATAT GTTGCTGTATCATTCCACAATCCAGTGTCAAAGAAGATATTTGAAGAGCCTTACATCATGGTGGAGAGCGAGGTGTTCTTTGAACCTTACCATCGTGTCCTGAAGGTTATGCAGGAATCCATAGATGACTTGcctatgaaaaaatatattgttgaTGTGCAG acgaaAACTGAGCCTCCAGCTTACGTAACATCAGAAACAATATACACAATACCCGAAACAAAAGACGAGACATACATCCCAGTCTTAGATACAGAGACATGGCCCAGACCATTTGACTTGGACGATTCCCAAATGGAGGCCTACAAACTTGCACTCACTAGAGAATTCGCAGTAATACAAGGTCCTCCTGGCACGGGAAAAACTTTCATAGGGGTCAAAATAGCTTCAACGTTACTCAAAAACTTGTCCCTAGAAGGTACGCCGATGCTAATCATCTGCTATACAAACCACGCCCTAGATCAATTCTTAGAAGGTATACTTAAAATTACGAATAATATTGTAAGATTAGGGAGTCAAAGTAAGAATAAAACTTTAGAACAATACACACTAAATAGCATGAGgactaaaataaaatgtaaatatagttACCTATAttcgaataaaagaaaagaattaGAGAAGGTATTCAATGAAATGACAAAAGTGCAAACTGAAATAGAAAAGTGTGAGAAAGAAATTATTTCATATAAAAGCTTAAAGAATTATTTGAGAATTGATGAGAAGTTGTACGAATTGAAAAGTTCCAATGATGATGCAATACTTAATTGGTTATTTGGTCATCTTGATGCTCAGCTTGATGAAACTGAAGATGATGCTGAAGACTGGGAGAAATTTGATGATTTAGAAATCATTACTGATAAATTGGGAACATGTTTTTCTGAGCAATGGGCTTTGAAAGATATTGAGTCTATGAAAAATAGTATAAAGTATGTGAAAGATATAACGGATGATGAGGAAGAAGCTCAGAAAATGGTTAACGAATTTGAAGAAAAGATAAACAGAGTCAAAACACGATTGAATTGTTTTAAG AGAAACATGTCTGtactaaaaaatgaaaataaagaagAACTCAAGAAAGTGACTGATCTTTACACTTTGAAGCCAGAATTCAGATGGAGAGTATATTTCGATGCAGTGGATTCTATCAAGAACGAATTGATGATCAAAATGAATACATTACTG GATCAACACAACGTATTGAACGAGGAGTTGCAAGAAGTGGCTACACTGATAGACGGGGAGGTTATGAAAGCGGCCCGAGTAGTCGGTGTTACCACTACTACGGCGGCAAGGCGTCACGACTTGCTGCGAAGACTTATGTCACCCATAG TGATAGTAGAAGAGGCGGCGGAAGTGTTAGAAGCTCATATAGTGGCGTCGCTCACAAACCGTTGCCAACATCTCATACTTATTG GCGACCACAAACAGCTTAAACCCTCGGCAGCCCACTACAAACTAGCAAAGGACTATAACTTGGAAATATCTCTTTTCGAGCGAATGATAAGGAACGGTATACACGCTCGGACCCTCACCACGCAAAGGCGAATGCGACATAATTTCGTGCGACTAATCGTGCCAGCTATATATGAGACCCTTAATAGCCATCCTAAGGTGTTCGACTACAAAGATGTGAGAGGAATGAAGGACAATTTGTGGTTTTTCAACCATAATGTTTTTGAAGATTCtgag ggtctGGAAGACAGTTGGAGCCACAAAAACTCTTTTGAAGCGAGATGGTGCGTCGCATTAGCGGACTATTTGAGACAAATGGGCTACCAACCTGATGAGATAACTATACTAGCCACTTACACTGGCCAAGCCACGCTTATCAGAGAG ctaaGCAAGAAGTACGCTTCGCTTCGCGACGTGAAAATGACTGTAGTGGATAACTACCAAGGAGAAGAGAACAGGATAGTCATACTGTCGCTTGTGAGGAGTAACAGAGATAAAAAGATCGGTTTCCTCGCTGCCGAGAATAGAATTTGTGTGGCGCTGTCTCGAGCCAAGGAAG